The following proteins come from a genomic window of Melospiza georgiana isolate bMelGeo1 chromosome 3, bMelGeo1.pri, whole genome shotgun sequence:
- the SUPT7L gene encoding STAGA complex 65 subunit gamma translates to MLRYWGEIPVSSSQANRSSFDLLQREFRTVEVQDPPLHQPSANKPRPTTMLDIPSEPCSLTIHTIQLIQHNRRLRSLIAAAQAQNQQQAEGIKTEENEPLPACPASPPLPDDLLPLDSKTPKMPFQLRHSDPESDFYRGKGEPVTELSWSSCRQLLYQSMATILAHTGFECANESVLETLTDIAHEYCLKFTKLLRFAVDREARLGHTPFPDVMEQVFHEVGIGSVLSLQKFWQHRIKDYHSYMLQVSKQLSEEYEKIVNPEKAAEDTKPVKIKEEPVSDITFPISEELEGDLASGDQSLPVGVLGGQSERFSANLEVEASPQTSGAEVNASPLWNLAQVKMEPQENEEANVHGHGVLGSDVFEEPMSGMSEAGMPQSPNGSESSYGSHSADSLMGSSPVFNQRCKKKMKKM, encoded by the exons ATGCTGCGCTACTGGGGCGAGATCCCGGTTTCCTCCAGCCAGGCCAACCGCAGCTCCTTTGACCTGCTGCAGCGGGAGTTCCGCACCGTGGAAGTGCAGGATCCCCCGCTGCACCAGCCGTCCGCCAACAAGCCCCGTCCCACCACCATGCTGGACATCCCCTCCgagccctgcagcctcaccaTTCACACCATCCAGCTCATCCAGCACAACCGGCGCCTGCGCAGCCTCATCGCCGCCGCCCAGGCTCAGAACCAGCAGCAAGCAGAGGGCATCAAAACCGAAGAGAATGAACCTCTGCCAGCTTGTCCGGCCTCCCCACCTCTCCCCGATGACCTGCTTCCTCTGGAtagcaaaacccccaaaatgccATTTCAGCTGAGGCACAGTGACCCAGAGAGTGATTTCTACAG AGGCAAAGGGGAGCCAGtgacagagctgagctggtCCTCCTGCCGGCAGCTTCTGTACCAGTCGATGGCCACGATCCTGGCGCACACGGGCTTTGAGTGCGCCAACGAGAGCGTGCTGGAGACGCTGACGGACATCGCGCACGAGTACTGCCTCAAGTTCACCAAGCTGCTGCGCTTCGCCGTGGACCGCGAGGCGCGCCTCGGCCACACGCCCTTCCCCGACGTCATGGAGCAGGTCTTCCACGAGGTGGGCATCGGCAGCGTGCTCTCCCTGCAGAAGTTCTGGCAGCACCGCATCAAGGATTATCACAGCTACATGCTTCAG GTTAGCAAGCAGCTCTCTGAAGAATATGAGAAGATTGTCAACCctgaaaaggcagcagaagaCACAAAACCTGTGAAAATTAAGGAGGAACCTGTTAGTGATATTACTTTCCCCATAAGTGAAGAGCTGGAAGGAGATCTGGCTTCTGGTGACCAGTCTTTGCCTGTTGGAGTTCTTGGAGGTCAAAGTGAGCGCTTCTCTGCCAACTTGGAAGTAGAAGCTTCCCCACAGACTTCAG gGGCTGAGGTGAATGCTTCCCCACTGTGGAACCTGGCACAGGTGAAAATGGAGCCACAGGAGAATGAGGAGGCTAATGTACATGGTCACGGGGTTCTTGGCAGTGATGTCTTTGAGGAACCAATGTCAGGCATGAGTGAAGCTGGGATGCCACAAAGCCCCAATGGCTCTGAGAGCAGTTACGGTTCTCATTCTGCTGACAGCCTGATGGGATCCTCACCTGTCTTCAACCAGCGCTGCAAGAAAAAGATGAAGAAGATGTGA